Within the Catalinimonas niigatensis genome, the region CGTTGAATGGTTAAACAAACAGGCCATCAGGGTAGTGGTACCACGAAGCAGCGTGAATGACAATACCATGCAGCATTATCAGTTAGTTCAGGGAGTAAAGTGTGATGAAAATGCCTGGGGAATTCCTGAACCGAAAACTGATTCACTTATTCCAGTATCAGAACAAACTATTGATGTGGTACTGGTACCTTTACTAGCTTTCGACCAACAGGGACACAGAGTAGGTTATGGAAAGGGATATTATGACGTGTTTTTGAGTAAGTGTCTTCCGGATACACTTAAAATAGGGCTTTCTTTTTTCCCTCCTATACCCGAGATTACAGGCGTGAACCACTTGGATATTCGCCTTACCCATGCCATCACGCCTGACAGGCTTTGGAATTTTACGGATTCCAGGCACTAAAAAATAAGTAATGCACAAACTATTATATATTTGTGCGAATTTTCAGCAGTAGAACGAAGGGATAATATGAGAATTATTATTGCAGGTGCAGGAGATGTAGGCAAACATCTGGCTAAACTCCTGGCTTACGAAAACCAGGACATTGTTGTGATTGACCTCAACCAGGAGAGGTTAAGACAACTGGGCAGCCAATTGGATGTGGCTACCATCAGGGGGAACTCCACCTCCTTCAGAGTGCTTAGGGATGCCAATGTGGCGGAGGCAGATCTGCTGATTGCTGTCACAGAGTCAGAGGAGGTAAACCTGGCTACTTCTGTCATTGCCAAGCAATTGGGTGCCAAAAAAACGGTGGCACGTATTTCCAACGAAGAGTACCTATTGAGTAGGGAGACATTTGATTTGCGCAGCATTGGCATTGATGAGCTTATTTCTCCTGAGTCTCTGGCGGCCCGGGAGATCAGGCGTTTGCTACGTATTGCTGCTGTTACAGATACCTTTGAGTTTGATCAAGGTTTACTTTCGCTCATCGGTATTACCATAGATCGTGATAGCCCCTTGATCAATCACTCTCTGGCAGAAACTTCCCGACTGAATCCTGAAAACACTTTTGTGACTGTAGCCATTCTTAGAGATGGCCATACCATCATACCCCGTGGCGACACCCACATTGAGTCTAACGACCATGTGTATTTCATTGCTCAGCCCAATGGTATAGACCGGGTGCTGGACCTGACTGGTAAAAAGAAAATAGAGATCAAGAATATTATGATCCTGGGAGGAAGTAAGGCAGCCTATCATACCGCGCGTAAACTCAGTAGTACTTATAATGTGAAGCTGATAGAAAAAGACCGGGACAAGTGTTTTGAACTGGCCGATCAGCTTCCTAAATCATTGATCATCAATGGTGACGGAAGGGATGTAGAAATACTGGAAGAAGAAGGCTTAGCTAATATGGATGCTTTCCTTGCGTTAACCGGCGATTCTGAAACCAACATCATCAGTTGCCTGGTCGCCAAAGATAAGGGGGTAAAGAAAACTATTGCTCTGGTAGAAAATATAGATTACATCCACCTTAGCCAGAACATTGGTGTAGACACCATGATCAACAAAAAACTGATTGCCGCTAACTTTATTTTCCGCTATATCCGGAAGGGCGATGTAGTTTCTATTACCAGCATACATGGTGTGGAAGCCGAGATTCTGGAGTATGAAGTTAATCCTCATTGTCAAATTGCGCATAAGCTGCTCAAAGACCTGGATTTTCCTAAAGATGCAGTGATTGGTGGAGTAGTAAGAAAAGGAAAAGGTTATGTAGCGATGGGTAACTATAAATTTGAACCGAATGACCGAGTCGTGATATTGAGCAAAAGAGAAAGCTTGTCGGATGTAGAAAAGTTTTTTAAATGAAATTCAACTGGAAGGTTCTCCTCAATATCCAAGGTGTCTTACTCATGTTCAACGGTGCTTTTATGCTCCTTGGGCTTTTGATCTCTTTTTTTTACGAACAATCCGGCTGGAAAGGTATCCTGGCTGCGGCAGGGGTTTCCTTTCTTACCGGCCTGATCACCTGGCTGGCTACCCGAAAGCAGAAGAATAAGGAGTTGAGAAGCAAAGATGGCTATCTGGTGGTCACGTTAGCCTGGATACTGATGTCATTCTTTGGATCATTACCTTATGTATTTAGCGGAACTATTCCCTCTTATCCCGACGCCTTTTTTGAATCTATGTCAGGCTTTACTACTACCGGAGCTACCATTCTCACGGATATTGAAGCACTTCCCAAAGATATTTTATTTTGGAGAAGCCTTACCCAATGGATAGGAGGTATGGGAATCATTGTGCTCGCGGTAGCCATTCTACCTATTCTGGGCATTGGAGGCATGCAGCTCTTTGTAGCAGAAGCCCCGGGGGTAACGCCCGATAAGCTAAAACCCCGTATCCGTGATACCGCCAAAAGACTCTGGTTTCTTTATATAGGCTTGACCTTGCTGGAAACAGTACTGCTCATGCTGGGAGGTATGAATTTTTATGATTCTATCAATCACGGTCTTACTACGATGGCTACCGGAGGCTTCTCTCCTAAAAACGCCAGTATAGCTTTCTACGATTCTGCCTATTTGCAATATGTGATTACAGTCTTTATGTTTCTGGCAGGTACAAGCTTTTCTCTGACCTATTTTGCTTTTAAGGGAGCTTTTAACAAAGTCTGGCAGAATGAAGAGTTTCGTTACTATATGTTTTCTGTGCTGATCATTATCCTTTTGAGTACCATTGGCATATATACAATAAGCGATGTAGGACTGGAAAAATCATTTCGCGATGCAGCATTTCAGGTAGTTTCAGTCATCAGCACTACAGGCTTTATCACGGCAGATTATACTTCCTGGGCTCCGGTGATGACAGTGATCTTCTTCCTGCTCATGTTTATTGGAGGCTCAGCGGGTTCTACCGCCGGAGGCGTAAAGGTGGTACGCCATATCGTGCTGCTCAAGAACAGCGTACTGGAAATGAAAAGACAGGTGCATCCTTCAGCCATTATACCAGTGCGCCTCAATGGCAAAGCCATTACCCAGGATATTACTTTTAACGTATTGGCTTTTTTCATTATTTACATTACCATCTTTGCCCTGGGTTCCATCACCATGGCTCTGATCGGGGTAGATTTTATGACAGCCATTGGTGCAGTAGCTACTTCGCTGGGTAATGTAGGGCCGGGATTGGGTACAGTAGGCCCGGTAGATAATTTTGCCCACCTGCCTGCCGCCGCCAAGTGGGTGTTGTCCTTTCTGATGCTACTAGGAAGACTGGAACTCTTCACCGTACTTATCTTACTGACTCCCTATTTCTGGAATAGAAATGTGTGACAATAAAAAAGCAGTACTAAGGGTTGCTTGCTGACTTATTGCCATCCACCTCCGAGGCTTCGGTACAGTTCTATATTGGCAAGGATGATTTGGCGTTTCAGGTCGGCCAGATCCAGCTCGCTTTGTAGCGCATCTTCCTGGGCATTGATCACTTCCAGGTAGTTTGCAAAACCACTCTGGAACAACAGCGATGCATCCCGAACTCCCTTGCTTGTCACGATAATCCGTTGCTGGGCAATGTTATATTCTTCCCGAAGTTTTTCAATGGTGACCAGGGCATCGGAAACCTCCCTTACTGCCAGAATAACATTGTCTTTAAAATCCAGTTCGGCTAATTGCAGTTCCGTTATTGCAATGGAGTGGTTGGTTTTCAATCTTCTGTTTTGAAGAAGAGGCTGGAAAATAGCTCCATTGATCAGGGCAAATCCTGATCCCATCGGGTCCAGAAAGTTATTAAACGCAAAGGAATTCAAGCCTGTACTGGCATTGAGGACAATAGAAGGATATTTCATCGCCTGTGTTACTCCCACCCGGGCATTACTGGCGATGAGTTGGTATTCCGCAGCGGCAATGTCAGGTCGGTTATTGATCAGTTCTATGGGCACTCCCACGATATATTGTTCGTCAAACCCCACAT harbors:
- a CDS encoding 5-formyltetrahydrofolate cyclo-ligase produces the protein MTKAEARKYFRERRKLLTHEAYQLANQMVYEQVTAFLAPLKPKSVHCYLPILKNKEVNTWPIVEWLNKQAIRVVVPRSSVNDNTMQHYQLVQGVKCDENAWGIPEPKTDSLIPVSEQTIDVVLVPLLAFDQQGHRVGYGKGYYDVFLSKCLPDTLKIGLSFFPPIPEITGVNHLDIRLTHAITPDRLWNFTDSRH
- the trkA gene encoding Trk system potassium transporter TrkA; protein product: MRIIIAGAGDVGKHLAKLLAYENQDIVVIDLNQERLRQLGSQLDVATIRGNSTSFRVLRDANVAEADLLIAVTESEEVNLATSVIAKQLGAKKTVARISNEEYLLSRETFDLRSIGIDELISPESLAAREIRRLLRIAAVTDTFEFDQGLLSLIGITIDRDSPLINHSLAETSRLNPENTFVTVAILRDGHTIIPRGDTHIESNDHVYFIAQPNGIDRVLDLTGKKKIEIKNIMILGGSKAAYHTARKLSSTYNVKLIEKDRDKCFELADQLPKSLIINGDGRDVEILEEEGLANMDAFLALTGDSETNIISCLVAKDKGVKKTIALVENIDYIHLSQNIGVDTMINKKLIAANFIFRYIRKGDVVSITSIHGVEAEILEYEVNPHCQIAHKLLKDLDFPKDAVIGGVVRKGKGYVAMGNYKFEPNDRVVILSKRESLSDVEKFFK
- a CDS encoding TrkH family potassium uptake protein; translated protein: MKFNWKVLLNIQGVLLMFNGAFMLLGLLISFFYEQSGWKGILAAAGVSFLTGLITWLATRKQKNKELRSKDGYLVVTLAWILMSFFGSLPYVFSGTIPSYPDAFFESMSGFTTTGATILTDIEALPKDILFWRSLTQWIGGMGIIVLAVAILPILGIGGMQLFVAEAPGVTPDKLKPRIRDTAKRLWFLYIGLTLLETVLLMLGGMNFYDSINHGLTTMATGGFSPKNASIAFYDSAYLQYVITVFMFLAGTSFSLTYFAFKGAFNKVWQNEEFRYYMFSVLIIILLSTIGIYTISDVGLEKSFRDAAFQVVSVISTTGFITADYTSWAPVMTVIFFLLMFIGGSAGSTAGGVKVVRHIVLLKNSVLEMKRQVHPSAIIPVRLNGKAITQDITFNVLAFFIIYITIFALGSITMALIGVDFMTAIGAVATSLGNVGPGLGTVGPVDNFAHLPAAAKWVLSFLMLLGRLELFTVLILLTPYFWNRNV